From one Pempheris klunzingeri isolate RE-2024b chromosome 9, fPemKlu1.hap1, whole genome shotgun sequence genomic stretch:
- the tbc1d10c gene encoding rab GTPase-activating protein eat-17 has product MLSPSSPAQGNLSDEDSSGSDAGSEVGLEPETDRFGFIVTNGSTAGCVGPPPELVRQREAKWINIISQWDRILLKKTSKVKVQCQKGIPASLRAKCWPLLCGASDRMKQNENLYKSLDSQPALQSWVDVIERDLDRQFPFHEMFLSKDGHGQRGLFRVLKAYTQYRPEEGYCQAQGPVAAVLLMNMPAEEAFWCLVQISEQFLPGYYSPLLEGVLFDAAMLSWVLKRTCPAAHKHLQHHGVEPLMFATDWLMCLFTRHLPFNTLLRVWDLFFCYGVRVLLQVAVVLVRRVLGRAEQRKQCQGQMETLERLRGVREHVQEEDDTFIAEVCSVSLSAKDLEKHTEKEQQKWRKDRPSSTFDPRGRCLGYRMAWARARQNEEERERREREKGNLSVPLARSASTLSLSPSLLHKRWRKGGKADTGDWGGGSKVVRHLSMGAKEDWRSWNDLNFKKVQGVQEEEDVVSEEHVKQSEPKLTAQTKPKELLEEPKEIEKVKNIPTEQAEERVIVKEVTRTTEKEDSQLNETEESTILSEQTEETNMEREPSTDPAKDQAVENILQPTEQTSHDNHGEELDSCTWPQVQEQQSDISKDQETEDINEVTEVQESEHTPAVEENQTETRKDPDADTNTQGEMKGSVEPSEELVNQADMKLESTETENVQQTQAETVTEVSETTAESSGSETDSKVKAPTVKDPTMETETRQQQVIAETDKSSQGDAFEYHSTESLGETDVKEKSHTLTETETDVLARTQEKGDENVTTQDDLEAEIEQIDPEQHIDSEAEILILCSPECIQPKEATDLAADAETEAEIPVANDTVTESCEAFALRSETECDAAASEPTWEKEEIVMTAQSEAQADNDQTQAEETPQANEETTNTSATPQDKVTSMQGEAVLLTAEPDGKSSVEMCTSEEPAPEQPKIQVTMGAVEEEESTENVKKGSVGEDDVFISTEPTDSNTVSDPQDKDSHLTEDQAELNNSSPTQGCGHRSSRSSVDFCVRKSSTSRGSRLGRKLSEDLFIMPQKTIQSQLTPNQPKDNHRESQSSPGAVIPTQTPPDVTPSSEISSSLSAEERATAQQKQKQQSPPSDPPKRLGLFRRLRGEQPKKTKAKGTPTMQVPKILIQDFSDGTGTGKPVEEEGEEKLSSRERRRRRRERERRDKEEERSIKKREKELEKEKQRERRKPQTRGKSFQVQREKGSGDDPLPVKTGSQMHRHSMSYAESYF; this is encoded by the exons ATGTTGAGTCCATCGAGTCCAGCCCAGGGGAACCTCAGTGACGAGGACAGCTCTGGATCTGATGCAGGGTCAGAGGTCGGTCTGGAGCCGGAGACAGACCGTTTTGGCTTCATCGTGACCAATGGATCCACAGCCGG GTGTGTGGGTCCGCCACCTGAGTTGGTCAGGCAGAGGGAAGCCAAATGGATAAACATCATTAGCCAATGGGATCGCATCTTGTTGAAGAAGACCAGTAAG GTCAAAGTGCAGTGTCAGAAAGGCATCCCCGCCTCGCTCAGAGCAAAGTGTTGGCCTCTGCTGTGCGGAGCCAGTGACaggatgaaacaaaatgaaaacctctACAAG TCTCTGGACTCACAGCCTGCTCTGCAGAGCTGGGTCGATGTGATCGAGAGAGACCTGGACCGACAGTTCCCTTTCCATGAAATGTTCCTGTCCAAGGATGGACACGG gcAGCGTGGTTTGTTCCGGGTGTTGAAAGCCTACACCCAGTACCGACCAGAGGAGGGTTACTGTCAGGCACAGGGGCCAGtggctgcagtgctgctgatgAACATGCCTGCTGAG GAGGCTTTCTGGTGTCTGGTGCAGATCAGTGAGCAGTTCCTGCCTGGATACTACAGCCCTCTGCTG GAGGGCGTCCTGTTTGATGCGGCCATGCTGAGCTGGGTCTTGAAAAGGACGTGTccagctgcacacaaacacctgcagcacCACGGGGTGGAGCCACTCATGTTCGCCACTGACTGGCTGATGTGCCTCTTCACACGTCACCTTCCCTTCAACACACTGCTCCGCGTCTGGGACCTCTTTTTCTGCTATG GGGTCCGGGTGCTGCTCCAGGTGGCGGTGGTGCTGGTGCGTCGGGTGCTAGGCCGGGCCGAGCAGAGGAAGCAGTGTCAGGGTCAGATGGAGACTCTGGAGAGGCTGAGGGGCGTCAGGGAGCACGTCCAAGAGGAGGACGACACTTTCATAGCAGAG GTGTGCTCAGTGTCACTGTCAGCCAAAGATCTGGAGAAGCATACGGAGAAGGAGCAACAAAAGTGGAGGAAAGACAGACCCTCATCCACCTTTGACCCCAGAGGTCGCTGCCTGGGATACCGGATGGCGTGGGCGAGGGCTCGACAGAACGAGGAAGAAcgagaaaggagggagagagagaaagggaaccTGTCTGTCCCTCTTGCTCGTTCAGCCTCCACTCTCTcgctgtctccctccctccttcacaaGAGGTGGAGGAAAGGGGGAAAAGCAGACACAGGCGATTGGGGAGGCGGCAGCAAAGTTGTAAGGCACCTCTCAATGGGCGCAAaggaggactggaggagctggaacgACTTAAATTTTAAGAAGGTGCAGGGtgttcaggaggaggaggatgtagTATCAGAGGAACATGTGAAGCAGAGTGAGCCGAAactaacagcacaaacaaaaccgAAGGAGCTTTTAGAAGAACCTAAAGAGATAGAAAAGGTTAAAAACATACCAACAGAGCAGGCAGAAGAAAGAGTCATAGTGAAAGAGGTAACAAGGACCACTGAAAAGGAGGACAGCCAACTAAATGAGACAGAAGAAAGCACAATCCTTTCAGAGCAGACCGAAGAAACAAATATGGAGAGAGAACCAAGCACAGATCCTGCCAAAGATCAGGCTGTTGAAAATATTTTGCAGCCCACAGAGCAGACCTCTCATGACAACCATGGAGAGGAGCTGGACTCCTGCACCTGGCCACAGGTCCAGGAACAGCAGAGTGACATAAGCAAAGACCAGGAAACTGAGGACATTAATGAAGTGACAGAAGTACAAGAAAGTGAGCATACGCCTGCTGTGGAGGAAAATCAGACTGAGACAAGGAAAGATCCAGAtgcagatacaaacacacaggggGAGATGAAAGGAAGTGTAGAGCCAAGTGAGGAGCTGGTGAATCAGGCCGATATGAAACTGGAGAgcacagaaactgaaaatgtgcaaCAGACGCAGGCGGAAACGGTCACAGAAGTCTCAGAAACAACAGCTGAGAGTTCAGGCTCGGAGACAGACAGTAAAGTCAAGGCTCCAACTGTCAAAGATCCTACAATGGAGACGGAGACACGGCAGCAACAAGTGATCGCAGAGACAGATAAAAGCTCACAAGGAGATGCATTTGAATACCACAGCACTGAGTCATTAGGAGAGACAGACGTGAAGGAAAAGTCCCACACCCtaacagagacagaaactgaTGTACTGGCACGGACTCAAGAAAAGGGAGATGAAAATGTCACCACACAGGATGATTTGGAGGCTGAAATAGAACAAATAGATCCAGAACAACACATAGACTCAGAAGCAGAAATATTAATACTGTGTTCACCTGAATGCATCCAACCAAAAGAAGCCACTGACTTAGCAGCTGATGCAGAGACTGAAGCAGAAATACCAGTTGCAAACGACACAGTGACAGAGTCATGTGAAGCATTTGCTCTACGCTCAGAGACAGAGTGTGACGCGGCAGCATCTGAACCTACAtgggaaaaagaagaaatcgTTATGACTGCACAGTCAGAGGCACAGGCTGACAATGATCAAACACAAGCGGAAGAAACACCTCAGGCGAATGAGGAGACTACAAACACCAGTGCAACACCACAGGACAAGGTGACTTCAATGCAGGGAGAGGCAGTGCTTCTCACCGCAGAGCCTGATGGGAAGAGTTCAGTTGAAATGTGTACCTCTGAGGAACCTGCACCCGAACAACCAAAGATCCAGGTCACTATGGgtgctgtggaggaggaggaaagcacagaaaatgttaaaaaaggtAGTGTAGGAGAGGACGACGTCTTCATTTCTACAGAACCAACAGACTCAAATACTGTCAGTGATCCACAAGACAAAGATTCTCACCTTACAGAAGATCAGGCTGAGCTGAATAACAGCAGCCCAACACAAGGCTGTGGTCACCGCAGCAGTCGGTCCTCTGTGGATTTCTGCGTCCGTAAGTCATCCACCTCCCGTGGGTCCAGGTTAGGGCGTAAGCTCTCTGAAGATCTCTTCATCATGCCTCAAAAAACTATTCAATCACAATTAACCCCTAATCAACCAAAGGATAATCACAGGGAATCACAGTCGAGTCCCGGGGCTGTAATCCCAACCCAAACTCCTCCTGATGTGACTCCGTCTTCAGAAATCTCCTCGTCACTGTCTGCAGAAGAGAGGGCAACTgcacagcagaagcagaagcagcagtcgCCACCGTCTGACCCCCCTAAACGCTTGGGTCTCTTCCGCAGACTTAGAGGAGAGCAGCCCAAGAAGACCAAGGCAAAGGGGACGCCCACAATGCAAGTCCCCAAAATCTTGATTCAGGACTTCAGTGATGGAACAGGGACCGGGAAACCAgttgaggaggagggggaggagaaacTGAGCTCcagggaaaggaggaggaggcggagggagcgagagaggagggacaaagaggaggagaggtcaataaaaaagagagagaaggagctggagaaggagaagcagcgagagaggaggaaacCGCAGACGAGGGGGAAAAGTTTCCAGgtgcaaagagaaaaagggagtgGTGATGATCCTCTACCTGTAAAAACTGGATCACAGATGCATAGACATTCTATGTCTTATGCTGAATCTTacttttga
- the ndufs8b gene encoding NADH:ubiquinone oxidoreductase core subunit S8b, whose product MSTALSLRLLHCYSKPGTFGSGVMRPFSLSVQREAFKYVNAQELPTDLKSITDRAATTLLWTELFRGLGMTLSYLFREPATINYPFEKGPLSPRFRGEHALRRYPNGEERCIACKLCEAICPAQAITIEAETRADGSRRTTRYDIDMTKCIYCGFCQEACPVDAIVEGPNFEFSTETHEELLYNKEKLLNNGDRWEAEIAANIKADYLYR is encoded by the exons ATGTCTACTGCACTGAGTCTGCGTCTGCTCCACTGCTACTCAAAGCCAG GCACGTTTGGATCTGGTGTCATGCGGCCTTTCAGCCTCAGTGTGCAGAGAGAGGCTTTTA AGTATGTGAATGCTCAGGAGCTGCCAACAGACCTGAAGTCCATCACTGACCGAGCTGCCACAACCCTCCTTTGGACTGAGCTCTTTAGAG GTTTGGGGATGACCCTGAGTTACCTGTTCCGTGAACCCGCCACCATCAACTACCCATTTGAGAAGGGCCCCCTGTCACCCCGCTTCCGTGGAGAGCACGCCCTCCGCCGCTACCCTAACGGAGAGGAGCGCTGCATTGCCTGCAAGCTGTGTGAGGCCATCTGCCCTGCCCAG GCCATCACCATTGAAGCTGAGACTCGAGCTGATGGCAGCAGGAGAACGACTCGCTATGACATTGATATGACCAAATGTATTTACTGTGGCTTCTGCCAGGAAGCCTGTCCTGTTGATGCCATAGTTGAG GGTCCAAACTTTGAGTTCTCCACAGAGACACACGAGGAGCTGCTGTACAACAAGGAGAAGCTGCTCAACAACGGAGACCGGTGGGAGGCAGAGATCGCAGCAAACATAAAGGCAGACTACCTGTACAGATAG
- the ran gene encoding GTP-binding nuclear protein Ran has translation MAQCVPVAVFKLVLVGDGGTGKTTFVKRHITGEFEKKYVATLGVEVHPLMFHTNRGAIKYNVWDTAGQEKFGGLRDGYYIQAQCAIIMFDVTSRVTYKNVPNWHRDLVRVCENIPIVLCGNKVDIKDRKVKAKSIVFHRKKNLQYYDISAKSNYNFEKPFLWLARKLIGDPNLEFVAMPALAPPEVQMDPSLAAKYEEELQVASQTALPDEEDDL, from the exons ATGGCACAGTGTGTACCGGTGGCGGTGTTCAAG CTGGTGTTAGTAGGAGATGGAGGCACCGGAAAAACAACTTTTGTGAAGAGGCACATCACAGGAGAGTTTGAGAAGAAGTATGTTG CTACCCTGGGAGTAGAGGTGCACCCGCTGATGTTCCACACCAATAGAGGAGCCATTAAGTACAATGTGTGGGACACAGCTGGTCAGGAGAAGTTTGGAGGCCTGAGAGACGGCTACTACATTCAAG CTCAGTGTGCTATCATCATGTTTGACGTCACCTCTCGAGTCACCTATAAGAACGTGCCCAACTGGCATCGTGACCTGGTCCGTGTCTGTGAGAACATTCCCATCGTCCTCTGTGGCAACAAGGTGGACATCAAAGACAGGAAAGTCAAAGCCAAGAGCATTGTGTTCCACCGCAAGAAGAACCTGCAG TACTACGACATTTCTGCCAAGAGTAATTACAACTTTGAGAAGCCTTTCCTGTGGCTAGCAAGGAAGTTGATTGGCGATCCCAACCTGGAGTTTGTGGCCATGCCTGCCCTCGCTCCCCCAGAGGTCCAGATGGACCCATCTCTTGCTGCTAAGTACGAGGAAGAGCTTCAA GTTGCATCACAAACAGCACTCCCAGATGAAGAAGATGACCTCTAA